The Kineothrix sp. IPX-CK genomic interval CGCAGTAGTAAAACTGTGCGAGCTGCTGGATATTCCCATAGAAAACACTATCGCCGCAGGGGATGCTTCCAACGATATTTCTATGATTCAGGCTGCAGGGGTAGGCATTGCCATGCTGAATGCGAAAGAGGACGTGAAAAAAGCAGCCGACATCATTACGGCCGCCGACAACAATCAGGACGGGCTTGCAGCCATCCTTTTGTCCTGTCTATAAAGATATTCGCAAAAAGACCTTTTGACACCTAGTCCTATTACAAAAAAACGGAGGGGTTTTACCCCTCCACAATTAAGTATCTTCCGTCGCCGACATCGAACACTTCCTGTGCACTTAAAATTTCTTCTTCATCCGCGCCTTCCATATCGACACCTTCTTCATCGAAATATTCCCATACCTCCTGCACCGAGTTCACTACTACCGCCATACAGTCCTCCAGAAACGCTTCTGCTTCCTCAAGAGTCTCCGCTACATTCTCGGGAAATAACTGTTTTTGCTTCTTTAGAAAGCATGATAGTACAACATCATCATATTCGTGCATCTAAATAATCATTCCTTTCTTTATGGCCTGCAAGCTCTTTTCCACAGGCACAACACATTATCTATTACCATTACTATATACTGTCACTGCTCATTTATCAAGCCTTTTACCACCTGATATACACCTTTTTCCAAATAAGAAGGGCAGATGTATTTTGCGGCATTTTTCACCTCTGTTCTGGCAGTTTCCACCGCATAGCTCTCTCCCGCGGCACGCATCATTCCGATGTCGTTGTGATTGTCACCAAAAGCCATTGTTTCTTCCCTTTTTATGTGAAAGTATTCCTGAACAAAAGCCAGCGCATGCCCTTTGTCTACAGAGGCATCCATGAAATCCACCCACTCTTCACCCGACATACAGGCTTTCACTTTATCCTTCCAGCGGGGGATCAAGACTCCCTCTCCCAGATCTCTGATACTCTCCTTCTGATAAACGGATACTTTAATAATCTGGACATCTTCCTCAAGAACGTCTCTGACGAGAGTGAACTTATTGCGATATCCATAGGTTATCAAATCGATGAACTCTTTATTCCTGCTTTCCAGCAAAGATCCATCGGGTGTGGATACGAGGATATCGCAGTTCCTGCCATATTCCCGCAACTGCTTTATAATCTCTTCCGCATATTGCCTGTTCATAGGCGTTATGCTGATGTCCTTTCCCTGATAGCGAATCTGCGCACCGTTCTCGGCTATAAATACAATATCCTCATCGACGAGGCGGAACACATTCTTGATGCTGTCATACTGCCTGCCGCTTGCTGCACAGAAAACGATTCCCTGACCGATCAAAGACTTTATGGCCTTCATCATTTCAGGATATAAATCCGGCGTAGAGTCTTTAATTAAAGTTCCATCTATATCTGATGCGATTAATTTTATCATTATCAAACCTTACCTTTACAATAAATTCCTTGTTTTCATCTCTTGATAGAGCCTTCCTACAGGCAATCCCACTACGTTATTATAGTCTCCGCAGATCCCTTGGATATATGCGGCACATCTTCCCTGAATACCATAGGCGCCGGCCTTATCCATAGGCTCACCGCTTTCCACATATGCACAAACTTCTTCTGAACTCATTGGATACATGGAAACATCTGTCTTCTCATAAAAAGTATAAAATATGGCCGGCTCGTTCCTTTCCTTGGAACAAATGGTCACACCGGTATATACCTGGTGTACGTTGCCCTGAAGTCTATTCAGCATTTCGCAGGCATCTTCTCCGCTCTTTGGTTTTCCCATTACCATATCCATAAAGGATACTACCGTGTCCGCTCCGATAACCGTAAATGCTTCCTCTCCC includes:
- a CDS encoding Maf family protein, whose protein sequence is MNRIILASASPRRKELLKQIGIEYEVIPCQKEEKMTKSLPYEIVQELSYQKAEEVCSLLTKQGEEAFTVIGADTVVSFMDMVMGKPKSGEDACEMLNRLQGNVHQVYTGVTICSKERNEPAIFYTFYEKTDVSMYPMSSEEVCAYVESGEPMDKAGAYGIQGRCAAYIQGICGDYNNVVGLPVGRLYQEMKTRNLL
- a CDS encoding HAD family hydrolase, which gives rise to MIKLIASDIDGTLIKDSTPDLYPEMMKAIKSLIGQGIVFCAASGRQYDSIKNVFRLVDEDIVFIAENGAQIRYQGKDISITPMNRQYAEEIIKQLREYGRNCDILVSTPDGSLLESRNKEFIDLITYGYRNKFTLVRDVLEEDVQIIKVSVYQKESIRDLGEGVLIPRWKDKVKACMSGEEWVDFMDASVDKGHALAFVQEYFHIKREETMAFGDNHNDIGMMRAAGESYAVETARTEVKNAAKYICPSYLEKGVYQVVKGLINEQ
- a CDS encoding glyoxalase gives rise to the protein MHEYDDVVLSCFLKKQKQLFPENVAETLEEAEAFLEDCMAVVVNSVQEVWEYFDEEGVDMEGADEEEILSAQEVFDVGDGRYLIVEG